One window from the genome of Spirochaetaceae bacterium encodes:
- a CDS encoding M23 family metallopeptidase, whose protein sequence is MRYKFIAYLLLIPVSLWADINDNFNRLVISAGQTFTAAMQSIGVPVSESRQIVSATASHFNLNRISPGQVIYYRLSTTAGPAVIAELRIDLGDSEVRYFEDSAAIVTGKEIFVSNYLTRLSAAELYERDRQLYLFIERLFVFNINHSTESFANSQLTILFNRYTDEFGNFIKNGPVNFAAMTIGRTTRQAYRFNNIFYDERGRAITTQLFSNPLATMVITSGFGWRLHPTRRFRDFHAAVDYRAATGTPVMAIAAGTVEQMGYDYWLGNFVVIRHANGWHSLYAHFSAFANRLRVGANIQAGAIVGYAGATGVATGPHLHLELHKGNVPVDPRLFLGGEQAPNLTRSEMSGFNELRRRIDRQVNIRI, encoded by the coding sequence ATGCGTTATAAATTTATTGCTTACCTTTTACTTATCCCCGTAAGCCTTTGGGCCGACATTAACGATAACTTTAATCGGTTAGTTATTAGTGCCGGGCAAACCTTTACTGCCGCTATGCAAAGCATCGGGGTACCGGTGAGCGAAAGCAGACAAATTGTAAGTGCCACCGCCAGCCATTTTAACCTTAACCGCATTAGTCCCGGCCAAGTTATTTATTATAGGTTAAGCACCACAGCCGGCCCGGCCGTTATTGCCGAGCTGCGTATCGATTTAGGCGATAGTGAAGTGCGTTACTTTGAAGATAGTGCAGCTATTGTTACAGGAAAAGAAATTTTTGTAAGTAATTACTTAACCCGCTTATCTGCCGCCGAACTTTACGAGCGTGATAGGCAGCTTTACCTTTTTATAGAAAGGCTTTTTGTTTTTAACATTAACCACAGTACCGAAAGTTTTGCTAATAGTCAGCTAACCATACTTTTTAACCGTTACACCGATGAATTTGGTAACTTTATTAAAAACGGGCCGGTAAATTTTGCCGCTATGACGATTGGCCGTACTACAAGGCAAGCCTATCGTTTTAACAATATTTTTTACGATGAGCGCGGTCGGGCCATTACCACTCAGCTTTTTAGTAACCCTTTAGCCACTATGGTTATTACCAGCGGCTTTGGCTGGCGACTGCACCCAACCAGACGCTTTAGAGATTTTCACGCCGCAGTCGATTACCGCGCCGCCACCGGCACACCGGTTATGGCGATAGCCGCCGGGACTGTAGAACAGATGGGTTACGATTATTGGCTGGGCAACTTTGTAGTTATACGGCATGCCAATGGTTGGCATAGCCTTTATGCTCATTTTTCGGCCTTTGCTAACCGGTTAAGAGTTGGGGCTAATATTCAGGCAGGAGCTATCGTTGGTTATGCCGGAGCTACCGGCGTAGCCACCGGCCCTCATTTACACCTCGAGCTTCATAAGGGGAATGTACCGGTCGACCCGCGCCTTTTTTTAGGCGGTGAACAAGCTCCTAATTTAACTCGCAGCGAAATGTCCGGCTTTAACGAGCTTAGGCGACGAATTGACCGGCAGGTAAATATCCGTATTTAA